The stretch of DNA AGAGCCATGTTCAATCGCAATCTGCATGCGATTGGGTATTGCTTTGTAAATTTCATAGCAATTGTCATCAAGATCAGCGTCCGCTACTTGTGATTCGTTTTCAAAACGGATATCCCCATCTCCATAGGTTATTCGCCCTACACGGGTCCCTCCCTCCAAAAAATCAATAACATAATTTTCTTTCCCTTTTTTCAACCAACTAGCTAACCAAATACGGTACCCCTCTTCTATGGATTTTGGTTTCTGCTCACTCGATACGATGCGTATAAGGCCACTTTCTTTTAAGGCATTTAACTTATTTTGCTGATTAAGCGGGAGGTAAATGAATTTGTAACGAGGCCTGTTATCTAGTTCATTATTTTTAATAAGGCTTTTATCTTCTCCTAAGTCCAAAATCTCAGCCCCTCTCCAAATGTGAAAATATTTTTTCAAATATCCACTACCAGCTTCTGATGCAAAGGTTTCTGAGAATTTCAGTCTATCTGCATCTCTATATTTTCTATGGCTTACTTCAAATTCTTCGAAGGCATTTTTATCATCTCGAATCAAATAACTAGCTGTTTTAATCCAGGGATAATAAATTCTACCAATGGCAGAATCTTTACTTTGTACCTTGTCAAAGGCACTCATCATCAATACAGAACCGCAAATCTTATCTTGGAAATTGCCACCCAACTTAGGAAGAAAAGTATCCTCTGTTACAATATCTGAATCCAATCCTTCAATCCGTCTTACCAGCAAATTTTCTTTAATCTGAACAGGATGTTTCAACCATACACCTATTTTGTATAACTCAGGCTCTGGGTTCTGTTCCTCTGCCTCTGAATCAATGGGCCTATTATGAATGGATATATTGAGCGTTAGACCTTTTTCCTGAATTTCCCTTAATATTTCACCCTTATAATGTTTTACATTTCTAATTTCGTTTTCTAAAAGAGTGAAAAAAGCATGTTTCCCAATGACACCACCAGGAAAAAATGCTCTAAAAGTTCGCAATTCCTGACTAAGCTCTTCGAACAATTCTCCTTTTTCAACAAATGGGCTATCCTGCTTAGCCTTCAAATGGGCATTATTACTAAAGTCATCCAAATTGACAATAGCAAAAGTGCCATCCAACAATTTACCTTCTTTTGTTCTTTTTACTGTTTTTATGTTCTTAAAGGTTTCTCCTGCCTTTCGATCCTCTCGCTCAAAAATAGTGATGTTGACATGAAGTTTACGAACCTCTTCCGTATTGGCAATAGTTCCGAGATACAAAGGATTATTTGCAAAATCAAACCATAGCACATTGTATAAACTACTCACCTTACCAGTGAAGTTCGTTTGGCGTGTAATACCGCTCCAAAAGGCACCTTTTTCTAATAAAAACTTAAAAAGGGGGAAAAGTTCTTTTGAAAGTGTTCTTTCAGGAAAATCCCTCGTATAAGTAATAATGGGATTATTATCTCTTCCCAAAGTTTCTATCATCGCCTTTCCTTCTTTATGCTGGTACTCTGAACGCTCCCGAAACCAGTAACTCAGTGTGGTCAGACTATGAGCACTGATATTGTGTGCATAGGAATCTAATAGGATGGTAATAATAGCTGTTCTAACATGCTGGTTTTTAATCCTTTCCAAGAGTTCTTTAACTCGCTCTAACACTGCATCATTCTGTTTTACCCGCTCTTGGTGATAAAATTTAGAAATTTCATAATATTTTGCAATATTGATATAATTTTGAATATCATTATCAGGGTTAAGTTCTTTCACTGCTTGCTCAAACAAGGAGGCTCTGGTAATGTTTTCACCTTTGATATCCCAGCTCATTGCTAGATTGTCATATTCCATTTGGAATAATTTCATGATGCGCCGAGTTGTCGCAGGGTTTTCCAATTTCGAGGTTAACGCATTTGGAAACAAAACCCACACAATCCCCTGAAACAAGCCCATACCCAAAAGGGGGATACCAATGTATTTGTCTTTGTTAATATCAAAATAATCGGATACAATGGGGTATTCATTTACTTGAAGAATGTTATCCAGATTGGCAAAATAATCCTTGAGTGTACCTATTTTTACCGCTGTTTCATCCAATGTACCCTGCCGAAAATTGTCAAAAAATTCAAAGGTCTCTACTTTTTCCATATCCCTAGTAAGGGGCCGGAATTTCAGTTCTGCCCAATTTTCATCTCGCTCTTTTCGCCACTGATCAATGTCCCATTTATTACCTTCTTTTTTCAATTTCTTAATCAAATATTGGGGTTTGTCTCTTTCTAATATCTCTCGCTGTCTTACAGTGCCCGCATAGATCAATGCTTCCAAATCCTCTTTTTTCTCCTTCTCTAATTGCTCAAGTCGCTCCGGCTCACGATCAAAAATATTGGTAATTAACATAAACTTACCTTCCAGTTCTTCAATGTGGTACAAGATGGCATGAAGACGGTCATGAAGAATTTCACCAAATTCAATAAAGTCCGGGATTTGAAATACAATTCTTTTTTTGCTATCAACAATTTGTATGGGAACGAGATTGGTCATGGAGTGGCTTTAAATGAAGGGAAGAGTTTATAAATATAACTAATTTACAGCATTTTAGCCGTAATAATTTCAGCAATTACAGCTTGATGCCTTTCCATTTTTTTTGCCTCTTCTCTATTTTTAGTAAACAGAAAAAAGATGCCCTTTTTCGCATATGGAAAAACAAAATAACAGGCCTGTTGAATTTTATAACCTTCACCTGCTACTAACCATTTTTTTTCGGACGTAATGATTGGATTGTCTTGTTCATTTTCCAGACTAAAGTATGCTAAGAATGATCCGAATTGAATATTCTCCTGAGCATTCTCAATTATTCTATCTGTAATGAACATCGGACCCTTATATGTCCTGATCTCCTCCAATAATTTTAAAGGAATACGCTTATTTCTGGTATAAGGAAATATAGTAGGCTGTTTTTTATATAAAACTACATTCATACAGGTGTTAAGCCGTATACCAAATTCGTCCTCCAAAATACCGAGTAATTCTTCATGTTTGGCATCCATCGAAATGGTACTATACATTATTTGACTCATTGTTAATGGTGTTTCTATTTAGACAAATATTTTGTAGAATTTATTGTCCATAGCCATTTCACACATATCGTGTAAATAAGGTGTCATAGGATTTTGTTCATCCAAACATAATCTAGCAGCATTTGATATTTGACGACTTAAATCAATGCATTTTCGTATGGCTCCACTCTCTTTGATCTCATTTACAATTTGGGAAGGGTACTGATTCAATATTCTTTTTTGTTTCCTTCCACCAGCCAGATAAGCTTCGATTTTCCGCCTTGATCCTTCTTCTAAATGATAAATCAGTGGTAAAGTAACATTGAAATTAAATAAGTCAGCAAAAAAATCAGTTGTCTTCTTACTTGCCGTTTTTAAAAGATTTCGTTCCTTTTCATTAGAAGAATATGCGTAATCCGCATAATCATTGATAATTTGGAGCATGAACCCATATTGGATACTAAACTTTCGCAAGTTGTCTTTCTCTCTTTCCTTGTAATCAAAAGCCAGCATAACTATTTCCACAATACACTCAAAAAAATACACATTGGTAAGGTAAATACGTTGAAAGTAGGTTTCAATAAAATCATTTTTATAGGGTACTTCCCGCTTAACCTCTGCCATAAAGGGCTCAATGCAAGCTTTAACAAAAGGTGTAAATAAACTTCGGTTTGAAATCAAATCAGGGAATGCTGAAGGCCTAATCCATTTGATATAAGTATTGTATTCTTTATCAATGCGCTGTCCGAGATCTACATAAAGAAGAAGCTTAGAAAGCATTTGATGAATATCATAAATATTGTTTTCATTCTTCAACAATGGCTTTACTTCCTGATGTAGATAAAGGAACAGCAATTCTCTGAGGATATTTGAGGAAACTAAGTTGTGATTGATTTTCTCTGTTTGCCCCTTCCTTACGTCATACTTGTCATCTAAAATGTGGTTATGCAGGTACTGTATAACGATGACTATTTCAAATACAAAGGGGAGTTTGATAAAAAATAGCTCCTTCTCCTTCTCCTTAGCGGAATCATCAAAATCCTCAGATTCGCTATTTTTACTATAGGAAAGATATTCAAATAACTTCCGACTAAAATAGGCTCTTAATGGTTTTCCTTTGATCTTTGATTTGAAAAACCCTAAGGTGTAGGAAGACAACTGTCCGTCAGAGAAAACTTCATAGGGTTGGAGTAATTTTTCCAAAATAGCAACTTCGGCGGCTATTTTTTTCCCGGTTTCATCCATTTCCGCGAAACGCCTTTTTTTGATTTCTGCCATTTAAATCGATTTTAGGGATACCTTAACTACTAAAAACATAATTCAATTAAAAATCGTTCTCCCAAAATCAATTTTATTTCTAATAACACTGCCAGTTTATGTCAAAGTACTTAATCTTGAATAACATTCAAGAATACAACAACTACAAGCTAAATTAATGCCACAAAAAGAAAAAAGGAAATAAAGCATTAAAAATCAGTACATTACACACAATAAAAGATAAGTTGTCAAAATAACTTATCGCAAATCATTTCGGATACCTTCTCTGAAAATCCGAAATGATTTCGGATTATTTTATGCAATAATCAATGGTAAGTCCAATTCAAGAAATACTATATAAAGAAATAGTTTTTTCTATAATAAACTGGGGATATCAAAACTACTATAATTGCCAATTAAGCTATTTTCACATTTAGCTAATAGTCTCGGTGATTCTATTCGTATAAAAGCGAAACTTCCATTATCTGTAATTTGAATAGTAGAAAACCCGTGTTTTCTCAAAACCTCATTAACTTCTCTTACTTCATATTCCTTAAAGACACAGCTTTGTTCAGCTACAGTTTTGTTGCCTTTCTTTACAATATAATTTTTAGTGATTAATCGGTCTTTTTTATTAACACTAACTTTATGAGTATAATAATGGCCATTACCGATATGCAATTCTGGTAAATCTATATGATTATTTTGAATAGATGCGACTACGACTCCATTCTCTTTAAGTATTCTTAAAATGTTTTTTAAAGCCTTAATATTATCACTTTGGGTATGTAAATAACTTAATAATTTGTAATTCCCTTCAGTGTCTTTTGTGACATACCACGCACCACCTATTGAAAAAGCGGCATCAAATTTTTTAGTTGCTACAAAATCCTTTATATCGGAACAATACAATTCTGCTTTCCCTTTTAATCTTCGCCTACAAACTTTCAGCATTTCTTCAGAAAAGTCTACACCTGTAACTCGATACCCTAAATGAATTAATTTTTCGGCAGCTAAGCCGGTACCGATTCCGATTTCAAGTAAATCAATCCTTTCTCCGAATATTTTTTTTAAATCTAAGGCAATGGTTGTATAGTCATAATAACAGGTATTTACAATGGCATCATAAAACCTACTGATTCCTTTAGAGTATGTATTCTCGCATTTCATGGGTTTAGTTGTTTCGCTTTTTTACTGACAATCCTCCAATACACAAAGCGGAAAGTCTGAAAAATTTCACAATCTATAAAATTAGTTTTAATAATCACGGAGGGATGTTAGCAATTGAGTTATAGTCTAGCTTTAGCCCTACCCTAGCAAGTAATACATAATAGTAGAAAACAAGGCACATTATACAACATTATTTACGGTTGAACAAATTCATTGTTTCAAAACATCATATAATAATTATCACTAATGCAACTTAAAAATTGCAATCATGATGTTAAAGGGCCCAACGTCTAATTTTCACACGACAATACCACCTTCTTAATTTCAGGTCCATTTTACAGTTTCCTTTTGCCTTTTAGGTATTCAGTAAATTTTTATGTATTTCCGAAAAACAAACAACAAATATTTCGGCACAAATCTATTTAAAATTCACAAAAAATTGATTATCAAATCTTTAAACAATGGCACGATATAAGATAGAAGTGCTTTATATTTAATTTACTCTCAAATTCCCCCATGCCATGATTAAAATCAAAAACAACACCCCCGGCCCAACCAAACACCTCAAGGGCCTCCGCCGCTGCACCACCCGTGCAGCTTTCACTTGACAGCAGCAGCAACTTCTTTACAGCTATCAACAATAACTTAATACTAAAATTTAAAGGATTTCAAAATGGAAAATATTAATCTAAATGCACTTATTGGAATCGGCATTCTTGTTTTCTTTCTTTATGTTCTTTTAATGGGTGGGAGACAGCGGCATCATGGATATGGATATCCCCCTCCTGCAGGTGGATGCCTCGGTGCCTTGGGTAACACCTTGCTATTCTTTGTTGTACTGGGTTTAGCTGTTTATTTCGCTTATGCTTTTCGGGATGCTAGCCAGGAACATAATACACGACCCGAAAGTCCTAACGAAAGGGTACGTAATTTAGATCCGACCCCAGATACGCTACCGCCTAAAACAAGGCCACCAATAGAAGAACTATGGGACAAGGAATTCCAACCCGATACCAACCGTCGCTTGAATGTAAAACCGCGTCGCCATGAAGTTATTCCACCTAATTTGAAATTAGTTGATGAAAAAATCATGGAGGAAGCGGTTTTTAATCCACCAACAGGTCATTTTTATGGCCAAAAGAGGGCAGTGGCTACAGAAGAAGGTGCCATCAAGGCAAGGAATGAATGGGACGCTATTTACCCTGATAGGGTATATATCGGCTATAGCGCAGCTGATCCAAAATATCCTTATAAAATATTGATCGGCCCTTTCGAAGATAAGGAAACGGCAAGGCAATGGATGAGAGATGGAAAAATTTGGGTTCGCGATCTGAATCAGGAGGATATTATACTGCTGGATTTATAATGTCTGTATTAACCGTTTTTGAATTTGTCTTGACTAATGGAGTGGGTGTGTTTCGGCACACTCACTTTTTTATTTTTTCGTATGTATCAAATAAGCGATATGCGCTTTAAACTTTTCCTATTTTAGCACCAAATTGACATTAACCTATGCACACCCAACCCTTCACCAGCACCGCAGCCCTCCCCTACCTCGAACACCTGGCGCAGCTAAGGATACAGGTTTTTCGGGATTTCCCCTACCTTTATGAAGGAGATATGGGCTATGAAATGGATTACTTGCAAACCTATATTCATGCGCCGGATAGTGTCATCGTGATTGCCTTTGATGGGGAGAAGGTGGTTGGAGCTTCTACAGGCATACCAATGGCATTTGAACCGGAGAACATCCAGCTGCCTTGGCGGGAACAAGGGTATGACATCGATAAGGTTTTTTATTATGGGGAGTCGGTTTTGTTGAAGGGCTATCGGGGTCGGGGGATTGGGGTGCAGTTTTTTGAGCATCGGGAGCGCTGGGCCAGGCAGCTTGGGCGCTTTGATATCGCTACTTTTTGTGGGGTGGTGCGACCAGATGACCATCCTGACAGGCCGCCGGATTTTGTTCCGCTAGATGATTTTTGGCGCAAAAGGGGGTTTACCAAAACGAAAGACCTGGTCTGTTATATTTCCTGGTTGGATGTCAACGAGGAACAAGAAAGTGCTAAGCCTTTGCATTTCTGGTATAAAAGGATAAATTAGGTCCTGAATTTTTACAAAAAAAACAATTACATGCGCATTTCAAACCCGACCAGTAAGTATCAAATTGCTTTTTTTCTTTTGATCCCAGTGCTATGTTTCAGCACACTTTCGGCTCAAATACCTATCCAATACCATCTTAATCTCGATGATATCAATCACCATGAATTGAATATCAGTATCGATTTCCCAAGTGTGCCGCCAGGGGCTCTGCAGGTGAGAATGCCTAGAGCTTCCCCGGGGCGCTATGCAGTACATAATTTTGCTAAAAATGTCTATAGTGTCAAAGCTTATGATAAGGCGGGGAAGGAATTAAGTGTCTACCGGGTCAATACGCAACAGTGGGAGGTTGTGGGGCATCAAGGCTTCGTGCGGTTTGCCTATACGCTTTTTGGGAATTATGGAGACGGGACCTACACGGGGATCGACAACCGCAAGCTCCACATGAATATGCCGGCGACATTTGCCTATGGCGTAGGCATGGATAAGCGACCGATTGAGTTGTGTGTAGATTTGGGCGAGCACCCTGACTGGAAGGTAGCCACGCAACTGAAAGCATTAGATGAAGACTGTTTTTGGGCGCCTGATTATTATTATTTCTTTGATAGTCCTACGATGGTGGGGGATATTGATTTCCGTCGGTTTAAAATGGCGTCGAATGGAAAGGAGTACACCATTGAGGTGGCGATGAGCCATGAGGGAACGGATGAGGAACTAGATGCTTATGTCGAATGGGTACAAAAGGTGGTTGAGGCGCAAAAGGAAGTTTTTGGAGAGTTACCTGATTATGACTTTGGGCGATATACCTTCTTGGTCAGTTACAATCCTTGGGTATTTGGTGATGGGATGGAGCATCGAAATTCGACGGTGTGCAGCAGTAAAGGGAATCTTGCGAAAAATGCAAAAGGGCTGATCGGCACGATTTCTCATGAATTTTTTCACTGCTGGAATGTGGAGCGCCTGCGGCCAAAATCATTGGAACCTTTCAATTTTGATGATGCGAATATGTCGGGGGAGTTGTGGTTTGCGGAGGGTTTTACCTCCTATTATGACGATCTCATCCTTTGCCGGGCCGGAATTATTACACCTGATGAGTACGCAAGAGGGCTCACGGGCACCCTCAACTACGTCGTCAATTCTCCCGGACGCCAGTATCGCAACCCCATCGAAATGAGTTATAACGCTCCCTTTGTCGATGATGCAACAGCCAATGACGAAACTAATTTTTCTAATAATTTCATTAGCTATTATTCTTATGGTGCCGTGCTTGGCTTGTGCCTGGATCTGGGGATTCGCAAGGATTACCCTGGAAAGTCGCTGGATGATGTGATGCGATACTTGTGGCAAGCGCATGGGCGAACCGAGGTGCCTTATCAGATACCTGATTTGCAATATGCCGTTGCACAGGTCACAGGCGATGAGCAATTTGCGGCCGATTTTTTCCAGCAATCCATTTACGGCAGCGAATTACCCGATATTCCCGCTTTGCTAGCCCATTTTGGTCTTTCAGTTAAAACAAATGCCCCTAACCAAGTGGCGTTTAGATCAAATTTAGCCTTTTCGGAGGAAGGGGCTGAGGTGAGGGGCAATGTCGTGCATGGTGGCTCCCTGGATGAAGCAGGTTTGGTAAAAGGCGATATCATTCTTTCCATTGATAAGAAAGCGGTTAAAACGGAGGCGGCGTTTAAAGCGGTCATGGCACAGCTTAAAGTCGGCAAATCCTATCCTATCGAATTCATCCAAAATGGAATTCCTGCTGCTGGCACCTTTACGGGCAGGGAGGACCCGAGCTTTCAGGTGATGACGGCGGAGGAAGCAGGTGCAAGGATCAGCAAAGAGCTAGGAGAACGCCGCAGTGCTTGGTTGAAGCAGTAGGGCTTGAGCATTTTCGAGCTGGAGCTGAGAACCAGCAGGAAATAGCAAGGAATTCGAGCTGGAGCTCGGGACTGGCGGGGTAGGACGGTTCCGAGCTGGAGCTCGGAACCAGCAGCTGGGCGCCTTAAACGCTCGTGAACGAGCCACCTCCAAGCCCGCCCGCCTGTAGCTCCAGCTACATCGCCTTGGGTTTCAATCAAAATTTCAATGGCAATTTCAATTTCAATGGCAATTTCAATATCTCCTGTGTCGCTGGGGCTTGCCCCAACCCTCCACTACCTCTAAAACTCCAATAACTCCGCGTCCAAAAAAACTTCGCCGCTACGGGCTTTTTCGCGCCTTTTCTACCGATGGAGAATCCTGATGGGATTGGAAGGGGCTGGGTTGGGGGGGGTTCAATGGCAATATCAATTTCAATGGCAAATTCAATGACAATTTCAAATTCAATGGTGGCTGTGTCGCTGGGGCTTGCCCCAACCCTCCAATAAAGTCTCGACACATCTTATATGATCTTATATTCCTTATATGGTTCAAAGCTAGGCCCAAGCCAACCCTCCAATACCCCCACATCCCACAAAAAAAACCTCAAGCCAAACCTCCATTACCTCTAAACCTCCAATAACTCCGCGTCCAAAAAAAAACGCTCGTGAACCTGTCACCCTATGC from Saprospiraceae bacterium encodes:
- a CDS encoding polyprenyl synthetase family protein — its product is MAEIKKRRFAEMDETGKKIAAEVAILEKLLQPYEVFSDGQLSSYTLGFFKSKIKGKPLRAYFSRKLFEYLSYSKNSESEDFDDSAKEKEKELFFIKLPFVFEIVIVIQYLHNHILDDKYDVRKGQTEKINHNLVSSNILRELLFLYLHQEVKPLLKNENNIYDIHQMLSKLLLYVDLGQRIDKEYNTYIKWIRPSAFPDLISNRSLFTPFVKACIEPFMAEVKREVPYKNDFIETYFQRIYLTNVYFFECIVEIVMLAFDYKEREKDNLRKFSIQYGFMLQIINDYADYAYSSNEKERNLLKTASKKTTDFFADLFNFNVTLPLIYHLEEGSRRKIEAYLAGGRKQKRILNQYPSQIVNEIKESGAIRKCIDLSRQISNAARLCLDEQNPMTPYLHDMCEMAMDNKFYKIFV
- a CDS encoding class I SAM-dependent methyltransferase yields the protein MKCENTYSKGISRFYDAIVNTCYYDYTTIALDLKKIFGERIDLLEIGIGTGLAAEKLIHLGYRVTGVDFSEEMLKVCRRRLKGKAELYCSDIKDFVATKKFDAAFSIGGAWYVTKDTEGNYKLLSYLHTQSDNIKALKNILRILKENGVVVASIQNNHIDLPELHIGNGHYYTHKVSVNKKDRLITKNYIVKKGNKTVAEQSCVFKEYEVREVNEVLRKHGFSTIQITDNGSFAFIRIESPRLLAKCENSLIGNYSSFDIPSLL
- a CDS encoding GNAT family N-acetyltransferase; protein product: MHTQPFTSTAALPYLEHLAQLRIQVFRDFPYLYEGDMGYEMDYLQTYIHAPDSVIVIAFDGEKVVGASTGIPMAFEPENIQLPWREQGYDIDKVFYYGESVLLKGYRGRGIGVQFFEHRERWARQLGRFDIATFCGVVRPDDHPDRPPDFVPLDDFWRKRGFTKTKDLVCYISWLDVNEEQESAKPLHFWYKRIN
- a CDS encoding M61 family peptidase, with protein sequence MRISNPTSKYQIAFFLLIPVLCFSTLSAQIPIQYHLNLDDINHHELNISIDFPSVPPGALQVRMPRASPGRYAVHNFAKNVYSVKAYDKAGKELSVYRVNTQQWEVVGHQGFVRFAYTLFGNYGDGTYTGIDNRKLHMNMPATFAYGVGMDKRPIELCVDLGEHPDWKVATQLKALDEDCFWAPDYYYFFDSPTMVGDIDFRRFKMASNGKEYTIEVAMSHEGTDEELDAYVEWVQKVVEAQKEVFGELPDYDFGRYTFLVSYNPWVFGDGMEHRNSTVCSSKGNLAKNAKGLIGTISHEFFHCWNVERLRPKSLEPFNFDDANMSGELWFAEGFTSYYDDLILCRAGIITPDEYARGLTGTLNYVVNSPGRQYRNPIEMSYNAPFVDDATANDETNFSNNFISYYSYGAVLGLCLDLGIRKDYPGKSLDDVMRYLWQAHGRTEVPYQIPDLQYAVAQVTGDEQFAADFFQQSIYGSELPDIPALLAHFGLSVKTNAPNQVAFRSNLAFSEEGAEVRGNVVHGGSLDEAGLVKGDIILSIDKKAVKTEAAFKAVMAQLKVGKSYPIEFIQNGIPAAGTFTGREDPSFQVMTAEEAGARISKELGERRSAWLKQ